A stretch of the Clostridium botulinum genome encodes the following:
- a CDS encoding methyl-accepting chemotaxis protein, producing the protein MKISFKSKLLGIILPLVLAGLLSLTILAYVNFNNIIEGELTDSMSVRNVEVTDHINTWLTSRLAEVQQAVNSPMMKRILEKNPTLDFSVNNESIALIDELNLSRWNFIKNAYPDQYAALHIINNLSKDEWSNPEAINTKLKARYFNVAKGSSSTSPWAKGVVEEAGKRFSANGGIPYDVILKPAYSQAYNSNMVGMLAWLKNDKGDVVAGACSSLKIEAVENIVNNIKYGKKGYGILLSNDGTFIVHPDKDVAMKKNINTMSDPEIKKLGELIKNNTKGKFCLGSGKEKKIAFYSKVPITGWTVVNVVYESELFAKANKMLFLMIGLVVGVMAIVTLSLYFMAGYLVKPLKKLSDFADVVSTGDLSGSIEVTSSDEIGNLSNAFNNTVQALRVLLTDISEESQKVNNLSHDLANSCNEFGKLTEDVAKTMQYVSENTTQQAEQVNSAVEKTNKMGESSKEVTSKCNYMLETAEQSHNISEIAFKVVDKAVYNMQVIVKSNDEILKENKLLLNKSTEIGKIIEVITGIADQTNLLALNAAIEAARAGEQGRGFAVVADEVRQLAEQSSNAAKQIADLVKGIQVQISDITQSMNESSKEISGGMEVALEARTHFEDIETAIANIFSVVKDVSSTTENMIEKTEETIEEMKVTSSIAGDTASATENVTSITEEHTVTMEEISETANELLSLSGRLSELVSKFNVSK; encoded by the coding sequence ATGAAGATATCTTTTAAATCAAAATTGTTAGGCATAATTTTACCTTTAGTTTTAGCTGGTCTATTATCATTAACAATATTAGCGTATGTAAACTTTAATAATATAATTGAAGGTGAGCTTACTGATTCTATGTCAGTAAGAAATGTTGAGGTAACTGATCACATTAACACATGGTTAACTAGTAGGCTCGCAGAAGTTCAGCAAGCGGTTAATAGTCCTATGATGAAACGGATATTAGAGAAAAATCCTACTTTGGATTTTTCAGTTAATAATGAGTCAATAGCACTTATTGATGAGTTGAATTTATCACGTTGGAATTTTATTAAAAATGCTTATCCTGATCAGTATGCTGCGTTGCATATTATAAATAATTTAAGTAAGGATGAATGGAGTAATCCAGAAGCAATAAATACAAAATTAAAAGCGCGTTATTTTAATGTTGCTAAGGGAAGTTCTAGTACTTCACCATGGGCTAAAGGTGTTGTAGAAGAAGCCGGAAAAAGATTTAGTGCAAATGGAGGAATTCCATATGATGTTATACTAAAACCTGCATATTCTCAGGCATATAATTCAAATATGGTAGGAATGCTTGCATGGTTAAAAAATGATAAAGGTGATGTAGTAGCTGGGGCTTGTTCGAGTTTGAAGATTGAAGCTGTTGAAAATATAGTTAATAATATAAAGTACGGAAAAAAAGGATATGGAATTTTGCTTTCAAATGATGGCACATTTATTGTACATCCAGACAAGGATGTGGCAATGAAAAAGAACATTAATACTATGAGTGATCCAGAGATTAAGAAGCTAGGTGAACTTATTAAAAATAATACTAAGGGTAAATTTTGTTTAGGATCAGGAAAAGAAAAGAAAATTGCGTTTTATTCAAAGGTTCCAATAACAGGCTGGACTGTAGTTAATGTAGTTTATGAAAGTGAATTATTTGCAAAAGCTAATAAAATGTTATTCCTTATGATAGGATTAGTTGTAGGGGTTATGGCAATAGTTACACTATCACTATATTTTATGGCTGGATATCTTGTTAAACCATTGAAAAAACTTAGTGACTTTGCAGATGTAGTATCTACTGGTGATTTAAGTGGTTCTATAGAAGTTACATCAAGTGATGAAATTGGCAATTTATCAAATGCATTTAATAATACTGTACAAGCACTGAGAGTGTTATTAACAGATATTAGTGAAGAATCTCAAAAAGTTAATAATTTATCACATGATTTAGCTAATTCCTGTAACGAGTTTGGTAAATTAACTGAGGATGTTGCAAAAACAATGCAATATGTATCTGAGAACACAACTCAACAGGCCGAACAAGTTAATTCTGCTGTTGAAAAGACAAATAAAATGGGAGAGTCAAGTAAGGAAGTTACTAGTAAGTGTAACTATATGCTTGAAACTGCTGAACAGTCACATAATATCAGTGAAATAGCCTTTAAGGTTGTGGATAAAGCTGTATACAATATGCAAGTTATCGTTAAGAGTAATGATGAAATTTTAAAAGAAAATAAGTTACTTCTTAATAAGTCTACAGAAATTGGTAAGATAATTGAGGTTATAACTGGTATTGCTGACCAAACTAATTTATTGGCATTAAATGCGGCAATTGAGGCAGCACGTGCAGGAGAACAAGGACGTGGATTTGCAGTAGTTGCAGATGAAGTTAGACAACTTGCAGAACAGTCATCTAATGCTGCAAAGCAAATAGCTGATTTAGTTAAAGGAATACAAGTACAAATTTCAGATATAACTCAAAGTATGAATGAAAGTTCAAAGGAGATATCTGGAGGAATGGAAGTAGCTTTAGAAGCAAGAACTCATTTTGAAGATATTGAAACTGCTATTGCAAATATATTTTCGGTTGTTAAAGATGTTTCTTCTACTACAGAGAATATGATTGAAAAAACTGAGGAAACTATTGAAGAAATGAAAGTTACATCATCAATAGCTGGAGATACAGCATCAGCTACAGAAAATGTAACATCAATTACAGAAGAACATACTGTAACTATGGAGGAAATTAGTGAAACTGCTAATGAACTTTTATCTCTTTCTGGTAGACTTAGTGAATTAGTATCTAAATTTAATGTATCTAAGTAA
- a CDS encoding acyltransferase yields the protein MSEISSLLNEIEKIIDNGITDNGVKRILYILKCSLPINNLGEIEIYSDYLPKNKEGAYSKEKRYLHFLWDVIDKSPMSIITNFSIPFRRILAKKLFKSCGKNFIAEENVRFNVPDNIEIGDDVILSTGVFIDSKGGVNIENFVGVAEGVHIFTHSHSEHDHTIRGYKPVILKEYSKIYSNCTILPGVTIGKQAIVGACSVVNKDVEKDSLVVGVPTKKVRDRKNEGRRGKELRHLWLLDGYFQDGNTK from the coding sequence ATGAGTGAAATAAGTAGTTTATTAAACGAAATAGAAAAAATAATTGATAATGGAATAACTGATAATGGAGTTAAAAGAATCTTATATATATTAAAATGTTCTTTACCTATCAACAATTTGGGGGAGATTGAGATATATTCTGATTATTTACCTAAAAATAAGGAAGGTGCTTATTCTAAAGAAAAAAGGTATTTGCACTTTTTATGGGATGTTATAGATAAATCTCCTATGAGTATTATAACTAATTTTTCAATTCCATTTAGAAGAATACTAGCAAAAAAATTATTTAAATCTTGTGGCAAAAATTTTATAGCAGAAGAAAATGTAAGATTTAATGTACCTGATAATATTGAAATTGGAGATGATGTAATTTTAAGTACAGGAGTCTTTATAGATTCTAAGGGTGGAGTTAATATAGAAAATTTTGTAGGGGTTGCTGAAGGTGTACATATATTTACACATTCTCATTCAGAGCATGATCATACTATAAGAGGATATAAACCTGTAATTTTAAAAGAGTATTCGAAGATATATTCAAATTGCACTATACTTCCAGGAGTTACAATAGGAAAACAAGCTATAGTTGGTGCATGTTCAGTGGTAAATAAAGATGTAGAAAAAGATTCTTTAGTGGTTGGAGTGCCTACAAAAAAAGTAAGAGATAGAAAAAATGAAGGCAGACGAGGGAAAGAACTACGCCATCTATGGCTGTTAGATGGATATTTTCAAGATGGTAATACGAAATAA
- the rlmH gene encoding 23S rRNA (pseudouridine(1915)-N(3))-methyltransferase RlmH, producing MNITIICVGKLKEKYLKQAIDEYSKRLSRYCKLSIVELNDEKTPDNASEKDEIIIKQKEGMRILSHIKENMYVIALDIKGNMVSSEDLANLINDLGLRGNSNIALVIGGSLGLDKEVLDRANYKLSFSKMTFPHQLMRVILLEQIYRAYRINSGEPYHK from the coding sequence ATGAATATAACTATTATTTGTGTTGGAAAATTAAAAGAAAAATACTTAAAGCAGGCCATTGATGAATATAGTAAAAGATTATCAAGGTATTGTAAGCTAAGTATAGTTGAGTTAAATGACGAAAAAACTCCTGATAATGCATCGGAGAAGGATGAAATTATAATAAAGCAAAAAGAGGGAATGAGAATCCTATCACATATAAAGGAGAATATGTACGTAATTGCATTAGACATAAAGGGAAATATGGTAAGTTCTGAGGATCTTGCTAATCTAATTAATGATTTAGGACTTAGAGGAAATAGTAATATAGCTTTAGTTATAGGAGGCTCTTTAGGGTTAGATAAAGAGGTTTTAGATAGAGCTAATTATAAATTGTCGTTTTCTAAGATGACATTTCCACATCAGTTAATGAGGGTAATCTTATTAGAACAGATTTATAGAGCATATAGAATAAATAGTGGAGAACCGTACCATAAGTAA
- a CDS encoding response regulator: protein MKNIMIIDNKMYSRNRIKELIAEYDVNVYEAENSFQVFNILKKLNNKVELIITDVNLGKENGIDIIRKIKERGIKVPVLILTSENKRRTFIEGIKAGATDYILQPFEAKFLLKRILKDIEVHNNGSKVIKKSMKAKEQISGVEEKEIDFNKYLSDEVNNAKNSSKEFSILMLTLFKSVDEFTEKVEKEYAALIKIIYPRLKELLVGADIFIKYGPQSFVGSFKNLQDSKKQKMINNIKAIFRKAKDENKIYEEYFLEGSFAKFPADGTTEKELLSKVQDKMVDKINLIKNLER from the coding sequence TTGAAGAATATAATGATAATAGACAACAAGATGTACAGTAGAAATAGAATTAAGGAATTAATAGCAGAATATGATGTTAATGTATACGAAGCAGAAAATTCTTTTCAAGTATTTAATATATTAAAAAAACTTAATAATAAAGTTGAATTAATAATAACTGATGTAAACTTAGGAAAAGAAAACGGTATTGATATAATAAGAAAAATAAAAGAAAGAGGAATAAAGGTTCCGGTATTAATCCTTACATCTGAAAATAAAAGAAGAACATTTATAGAAGGAATAAAAGCAGGAGCCACTGATTACATACTTCAACCTTTTGAAGCTAAGTTTTTGTTAAAAAGAATTTTAAAAGATATAGAAGTACATAATAACGGAAGTAAGGTTATTAAAAAGTCTATGAAAGCAAAAGAACAAATAAGCGGTGTAGAAGAGAAGGAAATAGATTTTAATAAATATTTAAGTGATGAGGTTAATAATGCTAAAAATTCATCTAAAGAATTTTCAATATTAATGCTAACTTTATTTAAGTCGGTAGATGAGTTTACTGAAAAGGTTGAAAAAGAATATGCGGCATTAATAAAAATCATATATCCAAGATTAAAGGAACTATTAGTAGGTGCTGATATATTTATAAAATATGGACCTCAAAGTTTTGTTGGATCCTTTAAAAATCTTCAGGATAGTAAAAAACAAAAAATGATAAATAATATAAAGGCAATTTTTAGAAAAGCAAAAGATGAAAATAAGATATATGAGGAATATTTCTTAGAAGGATCCTTTGCAAAGTTCCCTGCAGATGGAACAACAGAAAAAGAGTTATTATCAAAAGTGCAAGACAAGATGGTAGACAAAATAAATCTTATTAAAAATTTGGAGAGATAA
- a CDS encoding SEC-C metal-binding domain-containing protein, whose protein sequence is MSLYKEWTDMVIDYVRHKGEAAFWKEYGEMEKNIYSQILANHEEIYSGTTEELAEKFETPLYFFVGFLDGVNDSLVQPTDIENIEKDTQIKLEIDLEKLYFNMIDAKADYLYELPQWEGIFSEEKRKEIRNNWRTSKTIVREDKVGRNDSCPCGSGKKYKKCCGKNA, encoded by the coding sequence ATGAGTTTGTATAAAGAATGGACAGATATGGTTATAGATTATGTAAGACATAAGGGAGAAGCTGCATTTTGGAAAGAATACGGCGAAATGGAGAAAAATATATACTCTCAAATATTAGCTAATCATGAAGAAATATATAGTGGTACAACAGAAGAATTAGCAGAAAAGTTTGAAACTCCATTATATTTCTTTGTAGGATTTTTAGATGGAGTAAATGACAGTCTTGTACAACCTACGGATATAGAAAATATAGAAAAAGATACACAAATTAAGTTAGAAATAGATTTAGAAAAGTTATATTTTAATATGATAGATGCTAAGGCTGATTATTTATATGAGCTTCCTCAATGGGAAGGAATATTCTCAGAAGAAAAAAGAAAAGAAATTAGAAACAACTGGAGAACTTCTAAAACTATAGTAAGAGAAGACAAAGTAGGAAGAAACGATTCATGCCCATGTGGAAGTGGTAAGAAATATAAAAAATGTTGTGGAAAAAATGCATAA
- a CDS encoding GerMN domain-containing protein codes for MVMKKVYKIRLILIICILASLTIIFVGCSDKEKASINANDKLKTLKLSDSDKACCINLDVYFDASKSEDKVEVLKEERIIKKEELLGELIMQELIKGPSKNSNLKPVFPNETKVLSFSINENIAYVNLSQNAQYKMTQSREKACLEGIVLSLTQIESIHKVKILINNKNVEFLGGNYDVSKPFGKDDIDKMKK; via the coding sequence ATGGTTATGAAGAAGGTATATAAGATTCGTTTAATCTTAATCATATGTATATTAGCTTCTTTAACTATAATTTTTGTTGGATGTAGTGATAAAGAAAAAGCATCGATAAATGCCAATGATAAGTTAAAAACTCTAAAGTTATCTGATTCGGATAAAGCTTGCTGTATTAATTTAGATGTATATTTTGATGCTTCTAAAAGTGAGGATAAAGTTGAAGTATTAAAAGAGGAAAGAATTATAAAGAAGGAAGAACTTTTAGGTGAGCTTATAATGCAAGAACTTATAAAGGGACCCTCTAAAAACAGTAATCTTAAGCCGGTATTTCCGAATGAAACTAAAGTATTAAGTTTTTCTATTAATGAAAACATAGCATATGTTAATTTAAGCCAAAATGCCCAATATAAAATGACCCAATCAAGAGAAAAAGCTTGTTTAGAAGGGATTGTTTTATCACTTACTCAAATAGAATCTATTCATAAGGTTAAAATTCTAATTAACAATAAAAATGTAGAATTTTTAGGTGGAAATTATGATGTATCTAAACCTTTTGGGAAAGATGATATTGACAAGATGAAAAAATAA
- a CDS encoding MBL fold metallo-hydrolase, with translation MIFCPLYSGSSGNSVYLSSGNSSILIDAGLPGKHIEKALESINKNPNEIDGIFVTHEHIDHVKGVGVLSRRYDIPIYANELTWKSMLQNIGKIKEENIKIICKNKSITIKDMDICNYSISHDAIDPVGYSIYSGKKKVCIATDLGYFSEEVEENTKNADVVLLESNHDIEMLKFGPYPYSLKKRILSNVGHLSNDDCGKAVVSMTQNNCKNIILGHLSKTNNYPDLAYETVVSVLRDNNIKLNEDINISMAKRNMPSNYIEF, from the coding sequence ATGATATTTTGTCCTTTATATAGTGGAAGTAGTGGAAATAGTGTGTATTTATCATCTGGTAATAGCAGTATTTTAATTGATGCTGGCTTACCAGGAAAACATATAGAAAAAGCACTTGAATCAATTAATAAAAATCCAAATGAAATAGACGGAATATTTGTGACTCATGAGCATATTGACCACGTAAAAGGTGTAGGTGTATTGTCTAGAAGGTATGATATACCTATTTATGCAAATGAGCTTACGTGGAAAAGCATGTTGCAGAATATAGGGAAAATTAAAGAAGAAAACATAAAGATTATTTGTAAAAATAAAAGTATTACTATAAAGGATATGGATATATGTAATTACAGTATATCTCATGATGCTATAGATCCAGTGGGGTATTCTATTTATTCAGGTAAAAAGAAGGTATGTATTGCAACAGATTTAGGATATTTTTCTGAAGAAGTTGAAGAGAATACAAAAAATGCTGATGTGGTACTATTAGAAAGTAATCATGATATTGAGATGCTTAAATTTGGACCATATCCATATAGTTTAAAAAAAAGAATTTTAAGTAATGTAGGACATTTATCCAACGACGATTGTGGTAAAGCTGTAGTTAGTATGACACAGAATAACTGTAAAAATATTATTTTGGGGCACTTAAGTAAAACAAATAATTATCCAGATCTTGCCTATGAAACAGTGGTAAGTGTACTAAGGGATAATAACATAAAGTTAAATGAGGATATTAATATTAGTATGGCTAAAAGAAATATGCCAAGCAATTACATAGAGTTTTAA
- a CDS encoding UDP-N-acetylglucosamine 1-carboxyvinyltransferase has translation MEKLIIDGGRPLNGEIEISGAKNAAVAILPSAIMASKGICVIDNIPMISDTQCIERIIESLGAKVTRNKNTVIIDSTSINITDANTEDVRKMRASYYLIGALLGRFKKARVEMPGGCAIGVRPIDQHIKGFEALGAKVTIEHGAVVVEADKLIGTNIYFDVVSVGATINVMLAAALAEGKTVLENSAKEPHIVDVANFLNSMGADIKGAGTDVIKINGVKELTGCNYSVIPDQIEAGTYMIATAACGGKVTVNNVIPKHLESISAKLIEMGVEVIENGDSITINSSRGLRGVNIKTLPYPGFPTDLQQPMSTLLTIAKGRSLVNESIWESRFKHVDELKKMGANISVENNIAIIEGVEKLSGAKVKATDLRAGAAMVIAGLIANGSTEVTNIEHIDRGYPYIEEKFNKLGAKIIRVSEN, from the coding sequence ATGGAAAAACTGATTATTGATGGAGGAAGACCTCTTAACGGAGAGATAGAAATTAGCGGAGCAAAAAATGCTGCTGTTGCTATTTTACCATCTGCCATAATGGCTAGCAAAGGAATTTGTGTTATTGATAATATACCTATGATTAGTGATACACAGTGTATTGAGAGAATAATTGAGAGCTTAGGAGCCAAGGTAACAAGAAATAAAAATACTGTTATAATCGACAGTACATCTATAAATATTACTGATGCTAATACTGAAGATGTTCGAAAAATGAGAGCTTCTTATTATTTAATTGGAGCACTTCTTGGAAGATTTAAAAAGGCAAGAGTCGAAATGCCAGGAGGATGTGCTATAGGGGTAAGACCTATTGATCAACATATAAAAGGCTTTGAAGCTTTAGGAGCTAAAGTAACAATAGAACATGGAGCAGTAGTTGTAGAAGCAGATAAATTAATTGGAACTAATATATATTTTGATGTTGTAAGTGTAGGTGCAACAATAAATGTAATGTTAGCAGCTGCTCTTGCAGAAGGAAAGACTGTTCTTGAAAATTCAGCTAAAGAGCCACACATAGTTGATGTTGCTAACTTCTTAAATTCCATGGGTGCAGACATTAAAGGTGCAGGAACTGATGTTATAAAGATAAATGGAGTAAAAGAATTAACAGGATGTAACTATAGTGTTATACCAGATCAGATTGAAGCTGGAACTTATATGATAGCTACAGCTGCTTGTGGTGGAAAAGTTACTGTAAACAATGTTATACCTAAGCACTTAGAATCTATTAGTGCTAAACTTATAGAAATGGGTGTAGAAGTAATAGAAAATGGGGATAGCATAACAATTAATAGTTCTAGGGGTTTAAGAGGAGTTAATATAAAAACGCTTCCATACCCTGGATTTCCTACAGATTTACAACAACCAATGAGCACTCTTTTAACTATAGCTAAAGGAAGAAGCTTAGTTAATGAAAGCATATGGGAAAGTAGATTTAAACATGTAGATGAGTTGAAGAAAATGGGAGCTAACATAAGTGTAGAAAACAACATAGCAATAATTGAAGGCGTAGAAAAATTAAGTGGAGCTAAAGTTAAAGCTACAGACTTAAGAGCTGGTGCTGCTATGGTAATAGCAGGGCTTATTGCCAACGGATCTACTGAGGTTACTAACATAGAACATATTGATAGAGGATATCCTTATATTGAAGAAAAATTTAATAAATTAGGAGCAAAAATAATAAGAGTTAGTGAAAATTAG
- a CDS encoding dUTP diphosphatase, whose protein sequence is MNLDRLFQLQHNLDERIIKEHNLQDEALCSKKILALQVEVSELANETRCFKFWSNKGPSSKEKILEEYVDCLHFILSLGLEWNYSNITLNCKDYASELTDKFNNIYIDINDFVVCPSKDNYKTLFEDFLCLGHDLDFTQEEIEQAYYSKNAVNHTRQDNGY, encoded by the coding sequence ATGAATTTAGATAGGTTATTTCAATTGCAGCATAATCTTGACGAAAGAATTATTAAAGAACATAATTTACAAGACGAAGCTCTTTGCTCAAAAAAAATCCTTGCTCTTCAAGTCGAAGTCAGTGAACTTGCCAATGAAACTCGTTGTTTTAAATTTTGGAGTAATAAAGGACCATCTTCCAAAGAAAAAATATTGGAAGAGTACGTTGACTGTCTTCACTTTATTTTAAGTTTAGGCTTAGAATGGAATTACTCAAATATAACTTTAAACTGTAAGGATTATGCATCAGAATTAACTGACAAGTTTAACAACATATACATAGATATTAATGATTTCGTGGTTTGTCCATCAAAAGATAATTATAAAACTCTTTTTGAGGATTTCCTATGTTTAGGACATGACTTAGATTTTACACAAGAAGAAATCGAACAAGCGTATTATTCTAAAAATGCTGTAAATCATACAAGACAAGATAACGGATATTAA
- a CDS encoding DMT family transporter — protein sequence MLGFIYSVVAGIFMSIQGVFDTRLSEKMGLWETNTLVQGVGFIITLIIMFFAGEGSIKNITSANKLYLLAAPLGVGITFTVMCGIGKLGPAYATSAILIAQLLFSGLIEAFGLFGTEKTQFGITKILGFIILIVGILVFKWEK from the coding sequence ATGCTTGGGTTTATATATTCAGTAGTAGCAGGCATTTTCATGAGTATTCAAGGTGTATTTGACACTAGGCTTAGTGAAAAGATGGGACTTTGGGAAACTAACACTCTAGTTCAAGGCGTTGGCTTTATAATAACTTTGATTATAATGTTTTTTGCAGGTGAAGGAAGTATAAAAAACATCACCTCTGCAAATAAACTATATCTTTTAGCAGCTCCTTTAGGTGTTGGAATTACTTTTACGGTTATGTGTGGTATTGGTAAACTCGGACCTGCATATGCAACATCAGCAATTCTTATAGCTCAGCTTTTATTTTCAGGATTAATAGAAGCCTTTGGCTTATTTGGAACAGAAAAAACACAATTTGGAATTACTAAAATACTTGGTTTTATCATCTTAATTGTAGGAATACTAGTATTTAAGTGGGAAAAATAA
- a CDS encoding S8 family serine peptidase: MFSLKNKIDINLKDSIKNKLYKNYRVIIHCKSLQDKVEKKLTRYKCEIIRSIPSIGCICAYVSPTVIDRIIEYPQVDYVTFDSYAFLCGNSVLASNGIHFDISSKLSGKDICVGIVDTGVYPHADLKKPLDKITKFEDLINNFSYPYDDNGHGTFMSGIICGNGYSSEGVYKGIAEKSKIYMIKAFNNVGRGFISDILFSINTLLSESENYNIKIICLPFEIVEYNKFILSLFSKIFNLAVEKNITVVIPSGHKGITENSLTGIALLPNCITVAGLDTTKGKKPYLMSSAGGKAKLEKPDLCAACVNICSLKSDTNYISERNGHKLYPKPLNEPYTLYTGTSCACAYISGLCALLYETNPTLTYKDIISLLKMSCDLLDMPKTIQGCGTVDLHKLFPNK; the protein is encoded by the coding sequence ATGTTTTCCTTAAAAAATAAAATAGATATAAACTTAAAAGACTCCATAAAAAATAAACTCTATAAAAACTATAGAGTTATTATTCACTGCAAATCTCTTCAAGATAAAGTTGAAAAAAAGCTTACAAGGTACAAATGTGAAATCATACGTTCCATTCCCTCAATTGGATGCATATGCGCCTATGTTTCTCCTACTGTAATTGATCGAATTATAGAATATCCTCAAGTAGATTATGTCACCTTTGACAGTTATGCTTTTTTGTGTGGCAATAGTGTACTTGCCTCTAATGGAATTCATTTTGATATAAGTTCTAAATTATCTGGTAAAGATATATGCGTTGGCATTGTTGATACAGGTGTTTATCCCCACGCTGATTTAAAAAAACCTTTAGATAAAATTACAAAATTTGAAGATTTAATTAATAATTTTTCTTATCCTTATGATGACAATGGTCATGGTACATTTATGAGTGGAATAATATGTGGTAATGGCTATAGCTCAGAAGGAGTATACAAGGGAATCGCTGAAAAAAGTAAGATTTATATGATAAAAGCATTTAATAATGTTGGACGTGGCTTTATATCAGATATTTTATTCTCTATAAATACATTATTATCTGAGAGTGAAAATTATAACATAAAAATTATATGTCTTCCCTTTGAAATTGTGGAATATAATAAATTTATATTATCTTTGTTCTCTAAAATTTTTAATCTTGCCGTAGAAAAAAATATAACTGTTGTAATTCCTAGCGGACATAAAGGGATTACTGAAAATTCATTAACTGGCATAGCTTTACTGCCAAATTGCATTACTGTTGCTGGACTTGACACAACTAAAGGTAAAAAACCTTATTTAATGTCTTCAGCTGGGGGAAAAGCAAAACTTGAAAAACCTGACCTTTGTGCTGCCTGCGTAAATATTTGTTCCTTAAAATCTGATACTAATTATATATCTGAGAGAAATGGTCATAAATTATATCCAAAACCTTTAAATGAACCTTATACTTTATATACAGGAACTTCTTGTGCTTGTGCGTATATAAGCGGTTTATGCGCTTTGTTATATGAAACAAATCCTACCCTAACATATAAGGATATAATTTCTTTACTTAAGATGTCATGTGATTTATTAGATATGCCCAAAACTATTCAAGGATGTGGGACTGTAGATTTGCATAAATTATTTCCTAATAAATAA